In Synechococcus sp. Nb3U1, one DNA window encodes the following:
- a CDS encoding alkaline phosphatase D family protein gives MSPLHSRRFFLQLMMFGGGAAALAACGGSSSSSVAPLGEPGFPQGVFAGDPTAQGAVLSTRVIPAGAVDSVSVTLQIADNPDFASIVQQIPLSARRTAGSNYRNEPGDYIARVVVQGLPPAQTFYYRFVSADGFTSPVGQFRTLPEAGDGRAIRFMHISCANEPPFPIGAAMLAEVGRGDIDFISFNGDTVYADRFWLGLDPTGNLDFYRSLYRDQRDPNYAGPEFPQLFGRTSFVINWDDHEVIDNYSGQKDRGGPAVQLDDTTGQTRDVEDLKVLGYQAFFEYNPITPSLTDVGGVNARDRVFRSFRYGANAEVFIPDLRQYRDLAVVTPILPILPPGLTRQQFLALSGISLTPEQEALFFGPPGSEEALFNLLRRTPRTLLGGPQKQWLLNGLRNSTATYKFIVSQFPITVTYFRSNDVWEGYWLERQEVLDFIEANNIRNVVFLTGNNHAGFIGQVNPGSDNPIWEVWAGPTGRSVTALSIDELGNQLGIPNASRIYYGIVNGFLAPVNPSNPQISGIPGVTTSNLRFLELAVPNYHTIEVSGSQCTIQIKGPTGSVLTDPFGRRGELILPQ, from the coding sequence ATGAGTCCCCTGCATTCCCGTCGCTTTTTCCTGCAACTGATGATGTTTGGGGGTGGGGCAGCCGCTCTAGCCGCCTGCGGAGGCAGTTCCAGTTCTTCGGTTGCCCCATTGGGTGAGCCCGGTTTTCCGCAGGGGGTGTTCGCCGGGGATCCGACAGCTCAAGGGGCGGTGCTCTCGACGCGGGTGATCCCTGCCGGTGCGGTGGATAGCGTATCGGTCACTTTGCAGATTGCCGATAATCCTGATTTTGCCTCGATTGTGCAGCAGATTCCACTGAGTGCCCGCCGCACTGCCGGGAGTAACTATCGCAACGAGCCCGGAGATTACATCGCCCGCGTTGTGGTACAGGGGTTACCGCCTGCCCAAACGTTCTACTACCGCTTTGTCAGTGCCGATGGCTTTACTAGCCCCGTGGGGCAGTTCCGGACGCTACCGGAGGCTGGGGATGGACGGGCCATTCGCTTTATGCACATCAGTTGTGCCAATGAGCCACCGTTCCCGATTGGGGCTGCCATGTTGGCGGAAGTGGGCCGAGGAGACATTGACTTTATTTCCTTCAACGGGGATACCGTCTATGCCGACCGTTTCTGGCTGGGGCTAGATCCAACGGGGAACTTAGATTTTTACCGCAGCCTCTACCGTGACCAACGGGATCCCAACTATGCGGGGCCCGAGTTCCCGCAGCTGTTTGGCCGCACTTCTTTTGTGATCAACTGGGATGACCATGAGGTGATCGACAACTACAGCGGCCAGAAGGATCGGGGTGGCCCTGCGGTGCAGTTGGACGACACCACCGGGCAAACCCGCGATGTGGAAGACTTGAAAGTATTGGGGTACCAAGCCTTCTTTGAGTACAACCCCATTACTCCTAGCCTCACGGATGTGGGAGGTGTGAATGCTCGGGATCGGGTGTTTCGCAGCTTCCGCTATGGGGCCAATGCGGAGGTGTTCATCCCCGATTTACGCCAATACCGGGATTTGGCGGTGGTCACTCCGATTTTGCCCATTTTGCCCCCCGGACTGACCCGGCAGCAATTTTTGGCTCTCTCCGGTATTAGCCTTACCCCCGAACAGGAGGCCCTCTTCTTTGGTCCACCGGGATCCGAAGAAGCGCTCTTTAACCTGCTGCGTCGTACCCCGCGCACTCTGTTGGGTGGCCCGCAAAAGCAATGGTTGCTGAATGGCCTACGCAACTCCACTGCTACCTACAAATTCATCGTCAGCCAGTTCCCGATTACTGTCACCTATTTCCGCTCCAACGATGTCTGGGAGGGCTACTGGCTGGAACGGCAGGAGGTACTGGACTTTATTGAGGCTAACAACATCCGCAACGTGGTGTTCTTAACGGGGAATAACCATGCCGGCTTCATTGGGCAAGTTAATCCCGGTAGTGATAACCCGATTTGGGAAGTATGGGCTGGTCCTACCGGGCGCAGTGTCACTGCCCTCAGTATTGATGAGTTGGGCAATCAATTGGGGATCCCCAACGCCAGCCGCATCTATTACGGTATTGTCAATGGCTTTCTGGCCCCGGTGAACCCTAGTAATCCGCAAATCAGTGGCATCCCGGGGGTAACCACCAGTAATCTACGCTTTCTGGAACTGGCGGTGCCCAATTATCACACCATTGAGGTTTCTGGCAGCCAGTGTACCATCCAGATCAAAGGCCCGACCGGCAGTGTCTTGACGGATCCCTTCGGTCGACGTGGAGAGTTAATTTTGCCTCAATAA
- a CDS encoding glycosyltransferase yields the protein MIRSVTPSFAMLLIESWLIRTGYFTAEQLAEAREYQQRAFCSLPRAFWSLGWMHPSKFVRLCARITNRPTLWDWLKQHPLDPELLWLVEAVDLVPVRFLLCGWANANTLVVATEELGHPMVRRSVQRLWPDAAIHEIPATEKQILSVLVERKLVADFLGSKLTLEQWQAVQNIRRRTGSSLGQVLTRLNYLDPKDYLGMITQLLGYPVLSDLIGSGLLYIDKTLSQRFDPQSMMRHLFYPLAWADSDTLMVMVQDPLDLVVDEAIYTLRPGLRIEKVLGTEADITQLLDQTHGSKFSQDAVFRLLARLPEESASRVFTPPQILVGYGLVLALVWGLTIAPWSTLTLLVLLINVFYIGSILYKLILSLAGSADQFHQITDAEVAAVDDRSLPIYTVLVPVYNEPEVMPILIGSLSKLNYPHEKLDVLILLEEKDQVTIDAARAANPPNFVRLIRVPESHPKTKPKACNYGLAFARGDYLTIYDAEDIPDPDQLKKAVIAFRKGDPSLVCVQAALNYFNREENFLTRMFTLEYSYWFDYLLPGLETLKVPIPLGGTSNHFRTDRLRELEGWDPFNVTEDADLGIRASQHGYTVGVINSTTYEEANCATKNWIRQRSRWIKGYMQTWLVHNRHPLRSLRKLGLKNWLSYQFFIGGTFVTFLTSPIMWLMFLYWWFTRASWLQNLFPSWLIYIGLFNLILGNAIGIYLNLIAVFRRGYYDLALYALLNPIYWQLHSMAAYMALWQLFTKPFYWEKTVHGLSKFTQAKAHSASQAA from the coding sequence ATGATTCGTTCTGTCACGCCAAGTTTTGCCATGCTGCTCATAGAATCCTGGCTAATCCGCACCGGGTATTTCACCGCTGAGCAACTGGCAGAAGCACGAGAATATCAACAACGGGCCTTTTGTTCTCTGCCCCGTGCCTTCTGGAGTTTGGGGTGGATGCATCCTTCCAAATTTGTAAGGCTCTGTGCCCGTATTACGAATCGGCCCACCTTGTGGGATTGGCTAAAACAGCATCCTCTCGACCCAGAGTTGCTTTGGTTGGTGGAGGCGGTGGATCTGGTGCCGGTGCGTTTTTTACTCTGTGGTTGGGCCAATGCCAATACCTTGGTGGTAGCCACCGAAGAACTGGGCCACCCGATGGTGCGGCGAAGTGTGCAACGTCTCTGGCCCGATGCCGCGATTCACGAGATCCCCGCCACCGAAAAGCAGATTCTCTCGGTGCTCGTGGAGCGCAAACTGGTTGCGGATTTTTTGGGTAGCAAGCTAACGCTAGAACAATGGCAGGCGGTGCAAAACATTCGTCGGCGCACGGGATCCAGCCTGGGACAGGTGTTAACCCGCCTCAATTACCTTGACCCGAAAGACTACCTGGGCATGATCACCCAGTTGTTGGGCTATCCGGTGTTGTCAGACCTGATCGGTTCTGGGCTGCTTTACATCGATAAAACCCTGAGCCAACGCTTTGATCCCCAGAGTATGATGCGCCACCTCTTTTATCCGCTTGCTTGGGCGGATAGCGACACCTTGATGGTGATGGTGCAGGATCCGCTCGATCTGGTAGTAGATGAGGCCATTTACACCCTGCGGCCTGGCCTGCGCATCGAGAAAGTCTTGGGCACCGAAGCGGATATCACCCAACTGTTGGATCAAACCCATGGTTCCAAGTTCAGCCAAGATGCCGTGTTCAGGTTGTTGGCCCGCCTACCGGAAGAATCCGCCTCGCGGGTGTTTACCCCGCCGCAAATTCTGGTGGGCTATGGGCTAGTGTTGGCCTTAGTATGGGGCCTGACTATAGCTCCCTGGAGTACCCTCACCCTGTTGGTGTTGTTGATCAACGTATTTTACATCGGCTCCATTCTTTACAAATTGATCCTCAGCTTGGCGGGATCCGCCGACCAATTCCATCAAATTACCGATGCGGAAGTGGCCGCTGTGGATGACCGCAGTTTGCCCATCTACACGGTGTTGGTGCCGGTTTACAACGAGCCGGAGGTGATGCCGATTTTGATTGGATCTCTGTCTAAGCTAAATTACCCGCACGAGAAGTTGGATGTTTTGATCCTGCTGGAGGAAAAAGATCAAGTTACCATTGATGCTGCCCGCGCTGCTAACCCCCCTAACTTTGTTCGTTTAATCCGAGTACCGGAAAGCCATCCCAAGACTAAACCCAAAGCCTGTAATTATGGTCTTGCCTTTGCCCGTGGTGATTATCTAACCATTTATGATGCTGAAGATATTCCTGATCCAGATCAACTAAAAAAAGCGGTGATTGCCTTCCGCAAAGGGGATCCTAGTCTGGTGTGCGTGCAAGCAGCCCTCAACTATTTCAACCGTGAAGAGAACTTCCTGACACGCATGTTCACCCTAGAATACTCCTATTGGTTTGACTATCTCTTGCCAGGCCTCGAAACCCTAAAAGTACCCATCCCGCTTGGAGGAACCAGCAACCATTTCCGTACCGATCGCCTGCGGGAACTAGAAGGATGGGATCCCTTTAATGTTACCGAAGATGCGGACTTGGGCATTCGGGCCAGCCAGCACGGCTATACCGTCGGCGTGATCAACTCCACCACCTACGAAGAGGCCAACTGCGCCACCAAAAACTGGATTCGGCAACGCTCCCGCTGGATCAAGGGTTACATGCAAACATGGTTGGTACACAATCGCCACCCACTGCGTTCTCTGCGCAAACTGGGCCTGAAAAACTGGCTCTCCTACCAATTCTTCATCGGCGGCACCTTCGTTACCTTCCTCACCAGCCCGATCATGTGGCTGATGTTTTTATATTGGTGGTTCACCCGTGCCAGTTGGCTACAAAATCTGTTTCCCAGTTGGCTAATTTATATTGGCTTGTTTAATCTGATCCTGGGCAATGCCATTGGCATTTATCTCAATTTGATCGCGGTGTTCCGGCGTGGCTATTACGACTTAGCTCTCTACGCTCTCCTCAACCCCATCTATTGGCAGCTACACTCCATGGCTGCCTATATGGCTCTTTGGCAACTGTTTACCAAACCTTTTTACTGGGAAAAAACCGTACATGGCCTGAGCAAATTCACCCAGGCCAAAGCCCACTCTGCCAGTCAGGCAGCCTAA
- the lpdA gene encoding dihydrolipoyl dehydrogenase — MSFVLATQGAQHQYDLIIIGAGVGGHGAALHAVESGLKTAIIESAEMGGTCINRGCIPSKALLAASGRLRELQHSSELGIQVGSIQFDRGAIAAHAAGMVEKIRSDMTRSLEKLGVTILRGRGKLLSGQSVEVQGETGSQTYTAQDVIIATGSQPFVPPGIQTDGKTVFTSDEAVRLERIPAKLAIIGSGYIGQEFADVYTALGAEVIMIEALDKLMPAFDPDIARLAQRVLIKPRPIQTLVGVLAKQVIPGDPVTIHLSTGETLSVDGCLVAAGRIPVARELGLAELGIDIGKRGFIPVDNRMATDLPHLWAIGDVTGKMMLAHAAAAQGIVAVENICGRTTHMDYLSIPAAVFTHPEMGFVGLTEPQAKEEGYSVGTVRTYFGSNSKAIASGETDGMVKLIFDKATGQLLGSHIFGAHAADLIHEAAQAIARRASVRELATLVHVHPTLAETLDEAYKRAAHSLVAS; from the coding sequence ATGAGCTTCGTTCTTGCTACACAAGGTGCGCAGCACCAGTACGACCTGATCATTATTGGCGCGGGCGTTGGCGGACACGGCGCTGCCCTACACGCTGTCGAATCCGGCCTGAAAACCGCCATTATCGAATCTGCAGAAATGGGAGGTACCTGCATCAATCGCGGCTGTATTCCTTCCAAAGCTCTGTTGGCGGCATCCGGTCGCTTGCGAGAACTGCAACACAGCTCTGAACTGGGCATTCAAGTGGGATCCATCCAATTTGACCGGGGGGCGATTGCTGCCCATGCAGCAGGGATGGTGGAAAAAATTCGCTCCGACATGACCCGCTCTTTAGAGAAGTTAGGGGTGACGATCCTGCGGGGACGGGGCAAGCTGCTCTCGGGCCAAAGCGTGGAGGTGCAGGGGGAAACCGGATCCCAAACCTACACCGCCCAGGATGTGATCATCGCTACCGGATCCCAGCCCTTTGTGCCCCCTGGCATTCAAACCGACGGCAAGACGGTGTTTACTAGCGACGAAGCCGTTCGACTGGAGCGGATCCCGGCCAAGCTGGCAATCATCGGCAGTGGCTACATCGGCCAGGAATTTGCGGATGTCTACACGGCCCTCGGAGCGGAAGTGATCATGATCGAGGCCTTGGATAAGCTGATGCCCGCCTTCGATCCAGATATCGCTCGGCTGGCACAACGGGTGCTGATCAAACCCCGCCCTATTCAAACTCTTGTGGGGGTCTTGGCCAAACAGGTGATCCCTGGGGATCCGGTGACCATTCACCTGTCCACCGGGGAAACCCTTTCGGTGGATGGCTGTCTGGTGGCAGCCGGGCGGATCCCAGTGGCGCGGGAGCTGGGTTTGGCGGAGTTGGGGATCGATATTGGCAAACGGGGCTTTATTCCCGTCGATAACCGCATGGCCACCGATCTGCCCCACCTTTGGGCAATCGGCGATGTCACGGGCAAGATGATGCTGGCCCATGCGGCAGCGGCTCAGGGGATCGTGGCGGTGGAGAACATCTGTGGCCGCACCACCCACATGGATTACCTGAGCATTCCGGCGGCGGTGTTTACCCACCCGGAAATGGGTTTTGTCGGGCTGACGGAACCCCAAGCCAAAGAAGAGGGCTACAGCGTCGGCACGGTGCGCACCTATTTTGGCAGCAACTCCAAAGCGATCGCCTCTGGAGAAACCGACGGCATGGTGAAGTTGATCTTCGACAAAGCCACCGGGCAACTGCTGGGATCCCATATTTTCGGCGCTCATGCTGCAGATTTGATCCACGAGGCCGCCCAAGCCATTGCCCGCCGAGCCAGTGTTAGGGAATTGGCCACCTTGGTGCATGTCCACCCCACCCTAGCGGAAACCCTGGACGAAGCCTACAAGCGGGCTGCCCACAGCTTGGTTGCATCCTAA
- a CDS encoding cupin, with the protein MMVPSPLGSDLALQPPRESAQNYEVGGAGVVRRMGSPAASLLCRFSLPRPYRLYRFLSHLEDLVGAVRDERERLRLAAVLVRHLLAESAWIAESCPLPDPALGWAVSFLYDEPAYPFTVQLVSWLPGQGSPVHNHATWGIVALLGDPAQDGYEENTLWRQTKQGGVEKTGILTLKPGDLIGLTSEAIHSVQAVDPVGQGRPTLTLNVYGETDFSQRYEYDPTDPSPSSAKLF; encoded by the coding sequence ATGATGGTGCCTAGCCCCTTGGGATCCGATCTGGCTCTTCAGCCGCCTCGAGAGTCAGCCCAGAACTATGAGGTCGGTGGGGCCGGAGTGGTGCGCCGGATGGGATCCCCTGCGGCTAGCCTGTTGTGTCGGTTTTCCTTGCCCAGACCTTATCGGCTGTATCGCTTCTTGAGCCACCTGGAAGATTTGGTGGGGGCTGTACGGGATGAGCGGGAACGTTTGAGATTGGCAGCGGTGTTGGTGCGTCATCTGCTGGCGGAATCTGCTTGGATAGCCGAGAGTTGTCCGCTGCCGGATCCAGCTTTGGGCTGGGCGGTTTCATTTCTTTACGATGAGCCCGCTTATCCATTTACGGTGCAGTTGGTTTCTTGGTTGCCCGGTCAGGGATCCCCGGTACACAACCATGCCACTTGGGGGATTGTGGCGTTGCTGGGGGATCCAGCACAAGATGGCTATGAAGAAAACACTCTCTGGCGGCAGACGAAGCAGGGCGGGGTGGAAAAAACCGGGATCCTCACCCTCAAGCCAGGAGATTTGATCGGGTTGACATCGGAAGCCATTCACAGTGTGCAGGCGGTGGATCCCGTGGGTCAGGGTCGCCCCACCCTCACGTTGAATGTGTATGGCGAAACAGACTTCAGCCAGCGCTACGAATATGACCCGACGGATCCCTCCCCGAGTTCAGCCAAGTTGTTTTGA
- a CDS encoding TVP38/TMEM64 family protein has product MENLSQPSAAPGKRRSWLKLAVSLGVAIVVFWVAHQLGLFGAVQSFFTDALAWIEGLGPLGPIIFIGIYIVATVLFLPASVLTLGAGAVFGVLAGALYVVIGATIGANLAFLIGRYLARERVAKLIEGNAKFAAIDRAVGREGWKIVGLIRLSPAFPFNVLNYALGLTQVSFLDNVVGTAGIVPGTFMYVYIGSLAGSLANMGSSELGPQAQIAQWIIRIVGLMATVAVTVYVTRIARQALQEVVEPAQGIQTGGSNVQGASE; this is encoded by the coding sequence ATGGAAAATCTGTCTCAACCAAGCGCAGCCCCTGGCAAGCGGCGGTCTTGGCTCAAGCTTGCTGTTAGTCTGGGTGTGGCTATTGTTGTCTTTTGGGTGGCGCATCAATTGGGATTGTTCGGAGCTGTCCAGAGCTTTTTTACCGATGCTCTAGCCTGGATCGAAGGGCTGGGGCCATTGGGGCCGATCATCTTCATCGGCATCTACATTGTGGCGACGGTACTGTTTCTGCCGGCTTCTGTGCTGACCTTAGGGGCGGGGGCTGTATTCGGGGTGCTGGCGGGAGCTTTGTATGTGGTGATCGGGGCGACGATCGGAGCGAACCTGGCCTTTTTGATCGGACGCTACTTGGCACGGGAACGGGTGGCCAAGCTGATCGAGGGCAATGCGAAGTTTGCGGCTATTGATCGGGCGGTGGGGCGTGAGGGGTGGAAAATCGTTGGCCTGATTCGTTTGTCACCAGCGTTTCCTTTCAATGTGCTCAATTATGCCCTGGGGCTGACCCAGGTGTCGTTTTTGGATAATGTGGTGGGCACTGCCGGGATCGTGCCGGGCACGTTTATGTATGTGTACATCGGCTCGTTGGCGGGATCCCTGGCCAACATGGGCAGCTCAGAGTTGGGTCCACAGGCCCAAATCGCCCAATGGATCATTCGCATTGTTGGTTTGATGGCCACGGTGGCTGTCACCGTTTACGTCACTCGCATCGCCCGCCAAGCCCTACAAGAGGTGGTAGAACCTGCTCAAGGGATCCAAACCGGGGGATCTAATGTGCAAGGGGCGTCAGAATGA
- a CDS encoding type II CAAX endopeptidase family protein has protein sequence MFPRLSASPFPGRLLYFLGILALGWLPFVGVGWWLFPGGRDYLWLPLYGLLLGWIWLWGEWRGSRGFATYGLDRSWACQGRILQGLVTGCGGLLLLFAVEGGFGWLTWRPVGWGSLLGYSLLGLLLGFAVALVEELFFRGWMLEEMTLDYGMAFASWGSSLIFAIAHFLKPLPEILATWPQFPGLGLMGLLLVQARRWTHNKLGLSLGLHAGWVWGITWVNNLNWVDYTGRAPEWVTGVGGNPLAGVLGVLSLGITFWALDISFKISRSSVESTDESL, from the coding sequence ATGTTCCCTCGACTGAGTGCCAGCCCTTTTCCTGGGCGGCTGCTGTATTTTCTGGGGATCCTGGCTCTGGGGTGGTTACCGTTTGTCGGGGTGGGCTGGTGGCTCTTTCCCGGTGGGCGCGACTACCTATGGCTGCCTCTGTACGGCCTGTTGCTGGGCTGGATCTGGCTATGGGGTGAGTGGCGGGGATCCCGTGGATTTGCCACCTATGGTCTGGATCGCAGTTGGGCTTGCCAGGGCCGGATCCTACAGGGCCTAGTGACGGGGTGCGGGGGGCTGCTGCTGCTCTTTGCCGTGGAAGGGGGGTTTGGGTGGCTGACCTGGAGGCCAGTTGGTTGGGGCTCCCTGCTGGGCTACAGTCTGCTGGGGTTACTCCTGGGTTTTGCCGTGGCGCTGGTGGAGGAGCTATTTTTTCGCGGTTGGATGCTGGAGGAAATGACGCTGGATTATGGAATGGCTTTTGCCTCCTGGGGATCCAGCCTGATATTTGCCATCGCTCATTTTCTCAAGCCGCTGCCGGAGATTCTGGCCACTTGGCCACAGTTTCCGGGGTTGGGGTTGATGGGATTACTGCTGGTTCAAGCCCGTCGTTGGACACACAACAAACTGGGCCTCAGCCTAGGACTTCATGCTGGCTGGGTGTGGGGCATCACCTGGGTGAATAATCTCAATTGGGTAGACTATACAGGCAGAGCCCCGGAATGGGTCACAGGAGTTGGGGGCAATCCGTTGGCAGGAGTGCTGGGGGTTTTGTCTTTGGGGATCACCTTTTGGGCGTTGGATATTTCCTTCAAGATTTCCCGCAGTTCCGTTGAGTCTACAGATGAATCTCTTTGA
- the clpS gene encoding ATP-dependent Clp protease adapter ClpS yields MPTETLVKPSVTPKHMPMYRVLLHNDDFNTMEYVVGVLVQVIPAMMPPQATEIMLEAHNNGMAVVIVVPQEHAEFYCEQLRQHGLTSSIEPER; encoded by the coding sequence GTGCCTACGGAGACTCTGGTTAAACCCTCTGTCACCCCAAAGCACATGCCCATGTACCGGGTGCTGCTGCACAACGACGACTTCAACACCATGGAATATGTGGTGGGAGTTTTGGTACAAGTGATTCCGGCAATGATGCCACCCCAAGCTACGGAGATCATGCTAGAAGCCCACAACAATGGCATGGCCGTGGTGATTGTGGTGCCCCAAGAGCACGCCGAGTTTTATTGTGAACAGCTACGCCAGCATGGCCTGACCAGTTCGATTGAACCGGAACGCTGA
- a CDS encoding NAD-binding protein — MTGSLSDLPRLQPQDNSRDPDAAILVCGYNDLVELTLQALEAFGQRALVVDPQPLPTQIHRWRHLRGDPRQREVLQQAGIEGVKVVLLLQDNDQANFELALLIRDLNPQVRIVSRLFNRSIAAYLDSVLPQHFSLSIAALAAPAFALKAVSDEFVGYFELPQLEAKPAILPPELADPLSLTLSQETTLWNVVDLTIEDNSRLLHMPLAELEETFGARVLFHYPVDGLSDFSECRVFDDFDHEAELIEGDRILVICDPQAYLQLLERNGRRGSSRAQRWASGQAEDKQQQRQRTPLRWGSLGFWLRRGGQGLVQMKPIVRTLTFTLGAMLVLGVINFSLIGKSVVDGLLLTIVVLTGGYGDIEDFQQPDTPLAVKVLAVFMTLVGAALVGLVYGLVTDKLVSSRFGLGRAARMPKQDHVVIAGLGRLSYLVLQLLRQMGYEVVLLEPETQNPLLEAAEREGAMVIRGDYALAGTLQQGHIEGSRCLICTTRNDLTNIETALTAHTLHPGIRTILRVADPELADRMQRHIQTLGISYSATGLAAPAFATAALVGSVYGTLAWEGETLLVTLLEVSAQSHYLGLSLRQLAKDYDLVILLHQSRPGKPQIFPKLWQKEGETFLKEGDQLYVMGAVGSLIRLAQNRPFPPELYQVRLLEYHNAYFEEEILSALSFYARLPKTVLKPLLHHLPAVVSPPMPRDKAIKLARQLRKMSTEVQVFAQVQPTHGIPGAMSETV; from the coding sequence ATGACAGGCTCCCTTTCTGACTTGCCCCGACTACAGCCGCAAGACAACAGCAGGGATCCCGACGCGGCCATTCTGGTGTGTGGCTATAACGATTTGGTAGAGCTGACCCTACAGGCTTTGGAGGCTTTTGGACAACGGGCCTTGGTGGTGGATCCGCAGCCGCTGCCTACCCAAATCCATCGCTGGCGACATCTGCGAGGGGATCCCCGGCAACGGGAGGTATTGCAACAGGCTGGGATCGAGGGGGTGAAGGTGGTGCTGCTGCTGCAAGACAACGACCAAGCTAATTTCGAGCTGGCCTTGTTAATCCGCGATCTCAACCCCCAGGTGCGCATTGTTTCTCGTCTGTTCAACCGCAGCATCGCCGCTTACCTCGACTCGGTTTTGCCGCAGCACTTTTCCCTATCTATTGCCGCTTTGGCTGCCCCGGCCTTTGCCCTGAAAGCGGTTTCGGATGAATTTGTCGGCTACTTCGAGTTGCCCCAGCTGGAGGCCAAGCCAGCGATTCTGCCCCCCGAATTGGCGGATCCCTTGTCCCTCACCCTGTCCCAAGAAACCACCCTCTGGAACGTGGTGGATCTGACAATTGAGGATAACTCCCGCCTGTTGCACATGCCCCTGGCGGAACTGGAAGAAACCTTCGGGGCGCGGGTGCTGTTCCACTACCCGGTGGATGGACTTTCCGACTTTTCCGAGTGCCGGGTTTTCGATGATTTCGACCATGAGGCAGAGCTGATCGAGGGGGATCGCATTCTGGTGATTTGTGATCCGCAAGCCTACCTACAACTGTTGGAGCGCAACGGGCGGCGCGGATCTTCACGGGCCCAACGCTGGGCCAGCGGGCAGGCAGAAGACAAACAACAACAACGGCAGCGCACACCCCTCCGGTGGGGATCCCTAGGATTTTGGCTGCGCAGGGGGGGGCAAGGGCTGGTGCAGATGAAGCCGATCGTGCGCACCCTCACCTTCACCTTGGGAGCAATGTTGGTGTTGGGGGTGATTAACTTCAGCTTGATTGGCAAATCCGTCGTGGATGGATTGCTCCTGACGATTGTGGTGCTGACGGGGGGCTACGGGGATATTGAAGATTTTCAGCAGCCGGACACGCCGCTAGCGGTGAAAGTGTTGGCGGTATTTATGACTTTGGTGGGGGCAGCTTTGGTCGGGTTGGTTTACGGTTTGGTCACCGACAAGTTGGTGAGCAGCCGCTTTGGCTTGGGGCGGGCCGCGCGCATGCCCAAGCAGGATCATGTGGTGATCGCGGGCTTAGGGCGGCTGAGCTACTTAGTCTTGCAGTTGTTGCGGCAGATGGGCTACGAGGTGGTGCTTCTGGAACCAGAAACCCAAAATCCCCTGCTAGAAGCGGCAGAGCGGGAAGGGGCGATGGTCATTCGAGGCGATTATGCCCTGGCCGGAACCCTACAACAGGGGCACATCGAGGGCAGTCGCTGTCTGATTTGCACCACCCGCAATGACCTCACCAACATCGAGACAGCCCTCACAGCCCACACCCTCCACCCTGGCATTCGCACTATTCTGCGGGTCGCCGATCCAGAACTGGCGGATCGGATGCAGCGCCATATTCAAACCCTCGGGATCAGCTATAGTGCCACCGGGCTGGCGGCACCGGCCTTTGCCACAGCGGCTCTAGTGGGATCTGTTTATGGCACGTTGGCTTGGGAAGGGGAAACCCTCTTGGTGACACTGCTGGAGGTTTCTGCCCAGTCCCACTACCTGGGGCTATCGCTGCGGCAGTTGGCCAAAGATTACGATCTTGTGATTTTGCTGCATCAGTCCAGGCCGGGCAAGCCTCAAATTTTCCCAAAACTTTGGCAGAAAGAAGGTGAGACTTTTTTGAAGGAGGGGGATCAACTGTACGTGATGGGGGCAGTGGGATCCCTGATTCGCCTAGCCCAAAACCGGCCTTTCCCCCCAGAACTCTATCAGGTGCGCCTTTTGGAGTACCACAACGCCTACTTCGAAGAGGAGATCCTCTCGGCGCTCTCCTTTTATGCCCGTTTGCCCAAGACTGTGCTCAAGCCTCTATTGCACCATCTTCCTGCTGTGGTCAGCCCACCCATGCCCCGTGACAAGGCAATCAAGCTAGCCCGACAGCTGCGCAAAATGAGCACGGAGGTGCAGGTGTTTGCTCAGGTGCAGCCCACCCATGGGATCCCTGGGGCGATGTCCGAAACTGTTTAA